The genomic segment tatcaattcctctgagaatcttgtatgtggtgatcatgtctcccctaactcttctgtcttccagcgacgcgaGGTTAGTTTCTGTAGTCTCTGATCATAGATCACACCTCTCAGAACGTACTTGTCTGGTGGCATTCCTttaaaccttctccaatttagtcttgagCTTGACGTAATGCGGACTCCgtgttggagctgcatactccaagattggtctgatatatgtggcatacaaggttcttaatgattccttacacaagtttataatggccgttcatatgttggccgacctggcatatgccgctgatgatattctcttGGTGTGGGTTTCAGGGGCATGTCTGGCGTGATATAAACACCCAGGTTTTTCTCACTCTCCGATTCGTGAAAAATTTCGTCTTCCAAATGGCCTCCTGCTACCTACACACATTTTCATTActagggttaaactctaacagccatttgttggaccattccttcagtttgtccgggtcaccttgaagcctcatgctgttgcaatctgtcttaatccttctcataattttggaatcgtcagcaaacattgagaggaatgagtctatatcctctgggagatcatttacgtatatcagaaacaggataggtccgaataCAAGACCCTGCGTGattccactagtgacttcacgccattctgaagtctcacccctcactgtaactctctgcttcctattacttaggtactcccttatccactggagcgccctaccagttactcttgcctgtttctccagcttatgcagcaGCCTCTTTTTGGGTACTGTGcctaaggctttctgacagtccaagaaaatgtagtctgcccaaccttctatttcttgcttaatctttgtccccTGGtggtaaaattctattaaacctgtgaggcaagatttgcaatccctgaacccatggttgtggtgtgtcacgaagtcccttctctacaGATGTGCTGCTAGGTTTTTCTTACAATCTTatccattaccttgcatggtatacaagttagggacactggccagtaGCTCAGTGtcccttgtctgtcaccctttattgtatattgggactacattagccgtcttccctaTTTTTGGTagatctcccgtctccagtgacttactatataccatgaagagtggcaagcaaagtgctcctgcacactctttcagtacccatggtgagattccgtccggaccaACACCCGGACtgctgttgtgtgtgagtgtgcgcgtgtgtatatgtgtgtgcccGTGTACATGTAATGTGGGTGTTCATGTGTATGCGTGAACAATTCCACTGCCACAAGCCACACTGTAGAGGACTAACGTCACTACAGGTCATCAGGACGACCTTCACTAGGTATTGTTCCTCCTACTAActttctccccccacccctcacccccacactcctcccccccccccaccccatacaGTCTCTCGTGTGCTACCTCACCCTGGTTGCATGCTCACTTCCCAGCCGCCCTAACTCACTATCTACTCAATAACCACACTTCATAAATAACTTTCACAGTCGATTCAAAATGCAACTCATATCAGCAATTTACCAATCTAAATTAATCGTTACGTAACCCGGCAATTTTTTTCCCCGAAGTCCTGAGTTCAATGTTATGAATGCAGaagcccctccccccctttcagtAAGTCCCCGCCCTCTCCGTCACGCAGATCGAAGCGGCTTCTGGTATATAAGTcagcaagaacacacacacacacacacatatacacacacatataccagaCATGAAGCTCGTGAGTGTTCCAGAGATTTCATCTCTCTCTTGTATTTTATCCGTCTGTCTTAGTGACTGTAGTTCATTTGGATTATATAAACAAGCAATATGTGATTGTGTGTATTAAGCTGTAGCATCACCAATTAAAATTATTTATCCAGCAAAGTTAATTGCATCTATGTGTTGGATTATGTCAAGTAATGATACACTGACTTTCTTCAGCGGGTGATCCTCCTGCAGGTAGTTCTTGCCTGCCTGGTCGTCGTTGTCGTCCCCGCCCCTCAGGACCAGGACCTACCGCTTGTGGTGGAAACAGTTCGCGATGACCGGGAGCACAGCGATGACGGCAACTTCAACTACGCCTTCGAGGCTGACAACGGCATCGTGGCGGAAGCCATCGGCAGCCCTGGTTCTCAGGGCCAGAGCAACATCGAAGGCGTCTACAGGTAAAGGCGCCTTTCTATAGTCACTAACACAAGCTCAAATTCTGTCAACTTGTCTTCAGGTTCATCTGGACACGACAACCCAAGTTACAAAGACCATTACATATACAATTTTCCTTTTCAGACACACTTTCCCTGACGGTGTCGAGGCTGAGGTCCGCTACGTCGCTAACGAATTCGGATTCCAGCCAGAGTCTGACCTGttgcccaccccccaccccctgcccGCCCACGCCCAGGAACAGCTCCGTATCGCCGAAGAGCAGCGCGCCCAGGGCATCCAGTTTGACCAAAGAGGTTTTAGAGTGAACAAAAAGTAAACGTATTCTGAAGAGTTATATGAACGAATAACACGTGCGAAACCTCCACGAACGTCTTATTCGAACGTCGACGAACCCTCGCTGCTGCCCAGTCTACTCCCCCATGCACGCCCACGGTCCCTATGCATGCCACTGTGCTCGTGTGTTTCCACAGCCCACTGCACGCCCACGGTCCATATGCAGGTCCAATAGCCGTGTACTCCCACAGCCCACTGCACGCCCACGGTCCCTATGCAGGTCCAATAGCCGTGTACTCCCACAGCCCACTGCACGTCTACGGTTCCTATGCAGGTCCAATAGCCGTGTACTCCCACAGCCCACTGCACGTCTACGGTTCCTATGCAGGTCCAATAGCCGTGTACTCCCACAGTCTACTGCACGCCCACGGTCTCACGCCCGCCCATACTTCTAGtacacacccacaaccatgagGATCGTCATGATAGCTGCATCAATTCCCGGAGGTACGAGAGAGTACGCGGTCTTCCACGATCGCTCCGAAATTCTAATACTGAGTTTTTAAAGAGCATAATCTTCATTGTATTTTCAcggtaataaaatataaaaataacagCAAGTAATATACCCGCACACTTACACAGTACTAGCACCTTGAGGACCGCTTGTTCTTGCTGCCCGCCTCACTGAAAAGTCGATTTTTGTGTGGCTGGTCGACCGCATTGGTAAAACCTTGAATTTAATTGAACATAATTGTTAGTTTCCTCTCTCCCTTGTTTTCCAGTTTTATCCAGTCGTCTTTTGTTCGTTATTACAGCTACGTGTGCTAGTAAATGTGATTGGGCTTGAGGGTGTACTTGTTCTTAGCTCAAGGTGTCTGTAGTGAGTCGTCTGATGCAGTGCCTCAGACGACTTGGACAGTCggagttcaatcctcgaccgtccaagtggttgtagGCACCATTCCTGGCCTCAGTCCAATCCTAAAGCCTTTCCCTCATTTCTCtctcaagtgctgtatagtcgtaatggcttgatagcactttctcctgataattaccctaCCTGACTTCCCTCAGCACCCAGCTCACTACCTGCTCGGAACTCTTAAGGTGAAGAAGACCTTTACATCCCTACGACTCGTCCCAGACTCAGGTTTCCGGTCATCTTCACTTGCActgttattattatatttaaatatCTCGTTCTTATCTTTCTTGTTATTCTCCCTTGATaatcttgtatgtcgtgatcatatcacccgttttttattatattttcaagctTTGTAATATCGTGTTTTTCTCAGTTTTACTTGAAGTTCACCCTTCTGGGATAGTGGATTAGTTTTAAAATTCAAGGATTAGTCGTAGTCGCAGGATCAATCTTAGCTCAAGGCCCATGGCGCTAGCAAGGTCTTGGGCCTTGAGCCGTATTATTAGTAGTAGGCatctatcagtctcaggagattagggagttgcgctctggttgtcggtctggagtggtgtctccagggcgcaaagccagggtaggttaatacgggggagaagctgtcacccatgcagcaggtcccccccccctctccacggcgccgaaagtttccaatggaaaggcaaacgccaaaacgattggttccagcgccgtggcAGGAAcagtcagaacgaggttgaaggcaacaacgagcTGCCCCAGGGGCTCCAGCTCCAGCTCCAAtaaaaatgcaataaaaacacagtaaaataacacaaAAAGGGAAGTTAAAGTTAGCCAACATGACGTTGAAAATGACGATTCCAGCCGACGTCGGGACGTTCTGGCGTTTTGAGCAAATGAAGACTGTAGGCGTCACGAAAACGTTGAAGGGTTAAATCGAATAATGACAACAGTTTAGAGTAATTATAACCTGTTTGATCGAATATTAATGAGCCCAAATAGATAATCATTGGTCTTAAGAACTTTACATATCAAgtgtaggttgaccagaccacacactagaagttgaagggacgacgacgtttcggtccgtcctggaccattctcatggttcagggagggtaaatcttgccttactggcttaatgagATTGaaagcattgttgctcagccaattatcataaaaggagtgagttggtatgtcggcaccagtcaaaagggtgttaacagcactaaataatttgtctctgagcgatgtaggatctctcatgactttaaggcaaaaggtagtgttgacttgcattattctc from the Procambarus clarkii isolate CNS0578487 chromosome 69, FALCON_Pclarkii_2.0, whole genome shotgun sequence genome contains:
- the LOC138355782 gene encoding cuticle protein AM1159-like; this encodes MKLVVLACLVVVVVPAPQDQDLPLVVETVRDDREHSDDGNFNYAFEADNGIVAEAIGSPGSQGQSNIEGVYRHTFPDGVEAEVRYVANEFGFQPESDLLPTPHPLPAHAQEQLRIAEEQRAQGIQFDQRGFRVNKK